A region of the Rhodothermales bacterium genome:
TGGAAGGATCGCCTTTGATCTTGTGCACCAGATAACTGGCGCTCGGATTACCCGGCGCCACACGCTTTACATCCGGGCGCTCCATGCTAGCTTCGTCCACGATGGAGGCGTAAAACTGCGCCGGCTCGAGGTTCATGTTCATCTGGGGGATCGGGGCGCTATGGCAGCCGACCGCGGTGCAGGAGCGGGCGAAGATCTCGGAAACGCGGGCCTCAAGGTCGGCCGGCTGGGCGAGCGCGCGCGTAGGCGCAAGGGCCATCACTAGCAGAAAAGCAAACAATAGGGCCGCCATGGAGGCCGGCGAAGTGCGAGCAGTACCAAGGGTTTGCATAAGTCCCTGACAGGAGTTAGAGGTAAATGTGGAAGTCGACTCCCCCGGCGGAGCTTCGTCGCGTCGGGAAGGAAAAGCAATGATCAATACGTGCTTCAATTCGATACATGCGGATACGCTCGCGGCATCTCCACGCCGATTTCTATGTACCTGAGCGCGGGAACGTACCTATCTCGGCGGAAGAAAATGTGGTTCAACAGGGAATCCCATCGTCGAGAGCCGCGGTCGCCCTTTTACTTTCCAATCTATAAGCGCTTAATACTCCCTTCCAAGGTCGACCGGAAACGTGGGCGGCTGGCCGGCTACCGCACGGCGATAATCCTCCACTACCTGATGCGCCGCGGTGGCGGGATTGGTGATGCTGGCGATATGCGGGGTGACACGGATGTGCGGGTGCTTCCAGAACGGGTGATCGGCCGGCAGGGGCTCGTGGGTGAACACATCGAGCCAGGCGCTGCCGAGCCGGCCTTCAGCCAGCGCGTCGAGCAGGTCGGCGTCGACGAGATGACCGCCACGCGCGGCGTTGACGAGGCAGGCGCCGCGCGGCAGGAGGTTGAACAGCTGCCGGTCGAGGATACCGCGGGTGCGGGACGTGAGCGGCAGGAGGCAGACAAGAACCTGACACCGGGGCAGCATCGCGTCGAGCGCGGCGTCGCCGGCGAACGTCTCAAAGCCGGCGTCCACCCGGGGCGTCGTACTCCAGCCGAGGACGGTGTAGCCGAGGGAACGGAGCACACGCGCGGCGTCCATGCCCATGGCGCCGAGGCCAAGGATCCCGACCGTCCAGTCGCCCGCCGGCGGGGCGGGTTCAGGATCCCAATACCGAGCCGCCTGGCGGCGCGCGTAGCCATCGAAGCCGCGGTGCACGGAGACCACGGCGCCGGCCACATACACGCTCATGCCGGCGACGAGTTGAGGGTCGACGATGCGGCCGTAGACCGGGCCACGAGGGAGGTCGGGATCACCGATGAAGTGGTCGACGCCGGCGCCAAGCGAGAGGACGGTCTTCAGCTTCGGGTAGCGGTGCAAGGCGCCGGCCGGCTGTTTCCAGGCGACGGCGAGGGCGACATCATCCGCCGGCGCGTCGTCCGGCCATACCCGCATGTCGATATCGGGCGCAAGGGCCTGCAAGGCGCGGCGCCAGGGTGAGAGATCGCGGTTGGGGCAGACAAATACGAGGGCCATATGGGGGAAATCAATCGCTGGTTTCTCGCCCTCCACGCTGCGGCGTGGAGGCGGGCCGGGCATCATCCAGGCGGGCCACTTTTTCCTCGAGGCTGTGCAGACGCGCCAGCATCAAGATGAGCCCGAGACCCAGCGCCAGCGCCCCCAACACGGCGGCGAGACGCAGCGCGAGCAGTTCGGAATGGGCGAAGAGCGCGATCCACAACGGACCGATAGCCAGCAGAAACGGTACCAGCCGGCCCGTGCGCTGCAAACGTGAGTCGGAGGGCGGGTCTTTGGGTGAGTCTACCATGGGATGTTGAATCGATGGGCCGAGGCGGCTCCCTTTGGATCGTTCACAAGGCACAGTACAGCATTCGGCGGGCAATTCCTAGATTCTGCCATATTCGTGCCACCCCGATCAGGCCAACGGGCCGAGGCCGAGCATCGCCTGCAACCGTGGTAGATCGCCCTGAACTTCCGCGGCCCCGGCAGGGCTGAGGCCGGCGAAGACTACGCGGCCGCCGCGTTCGGAAAGCGTGACGCTGAGCGGCGCGTCCAGGCACTCATCCACCCGGGGGATCATATCCTCCGCTCCGGGTGCAAACAGCCGGGCAGACGGACCTGTCAGGGCTTCGATTTCGAGCCGATGGCGCCGGTCCTCGGCGACGACGCGCACGCGGCCCGGCTCGATGTCGAGTGCGCGGACGCGGGCCCCCGTGTAGGTCGTGAATCGATAGAGCCGGCCCTCGTGTCGCAGGCCAATGATTGAGCCGCCAAACGTCGTCCCCAGAAACGGGATGATGGCGATGGAGGCCGAGACACTGGTGCCGGTTTCCGGGAAATGATTGCCCTGCATCCACACCCACGACGCCGGAAAATTGCGCCCCCAATCCTTCTCCGTGTACCCCCGTCCGCCGGTGAAGTCGATGGTTTCGCGGCCCAGATCCAGCGTCCCCTCGATGCGGTGGTCCATGCTCACGACGCCGTGGAAACACTCCATAAACGGCACATACGCGTACCATCCCATGACGCCCGGCGCGCGGAGGGTGACGGGCCAGGGGGAAAGGTCGGTGAACACAAGCTCGCCCCGCCATGGGGTCGCGCCGGCGAGGTCGAGCGTCAGGCCCTGCGCCGAAAATCGATTGGGGCCGATCTGGATGGAGAACGCCCGGGGCGACGCGCTGAAGGCCTCCATCGGATACCGCTCCATCGCCACCTGCCCGCTCGCGCCATCTACCGTCATCACAAACGCAAACCGGTTGTCGCCGCGCCGGCTCATGAAAACACCCGGGATCACGGCCAGCGTCCGTCGGCCGGCCGGATCCACCAGCTTGTAATACCACCCTTCGAAGAAGCTGCGCGTAGCGCGGAGGCCGTGATAACGGTCGGGATCGAGCCAGGGGGCGGGCGGCATAGGCAGTGGGGCTGGGTATCGAAGAAAGCCGGCCGCGGGATACTTTGTTCCTCTGGATCCTTTGATCCACAGGATACTTTGATTCATTGCGGCGTAAACTTCCTCACCTCACGTTGGATAGTCTTGAACCTGAATTCCGCCCCCAATTTCCCGCGCCATGCTCCAGGACCTCCTCACTCAGTGGCAAGTACTCGGTCAGGCCTCGCCCTTCCGACTGGTCGATGCCCGGCTCCAGGTGCACTGGGCGGCCCAGGTGGCGGCGTCATTTGCTCAAACGCACGTCCCGGCGGAGCCGGACTTCAGCCACACGAGTTTTGAAGGGCGGGTCGATTCCGGCGTTTTTCGTTTTGTCACTCGGCCCGGCCCCGCCGGCGTCCGCGCCTCGCTGCGGGTGGGGGACCTCACCCTGGAGCTGATCGACGCCGGCGACCGCTTCGTCGATCGGCTCCATCTCCACGGCCGCACGCTCCACGAGGCCTACACGTGGATGGCTGACGCCGTGGCCGGCCTCACGGGCGATCGGACGCCGCTCGTTCGGCTCGAACACGACCTGCCCCATCACCCCGTGGCTTCCTCCGATCCGTTTACCTACAACGAGATCGCCGAATTTGAAGCACTGGAGCGCTGGTTCGGCAATGCCGACGCACTCCTTCGTCATATGCGCGACACCCACGACCCGTGCCGGCCGATCCGGTCCTGGCCACACCATCTTGATAGCGCGTTTCTGCTCGTGCTCGACCCCGATGCCGGCCCGGAAGCGACCCGGAGCGTGGGCATCGGGATGTCACCTGGCGACCGCTCGTACGCGCAACCCTATCTCTACGTCAATCACTGGCCGCGCAGCACATCCGATCGGCTGTCGACCCTGCCCGTAGGCCGCTGGCACACGACCGGTTGGATGGGCGCGGTGCTTACAGGCGATACGCTCGTGGCGGCCGGTAGCGCGGCGGCCCAGGTGGACCTGGCGCTTCGTTTTCTCGATGCGGCCGTCGAAGCGAGCCTGCGTCTGCTGCCGGAGGACTGACCGCATGGAGATCACCCGCGAGGCCATCGAGGCGGCGGCCGGCCGGATCAGGCCCTACATCTGGGAGACCCTTATCGAGCCGTCGCCAGCGCTGGGCCGCGCGACGGGGCTCGATGTATTTCTGAAGATGGAATGCCTGCAGATCACCCGCTCGTTCAAAGTCCGTGGTGCGCTCAACGCGCTGATCCAGCTGCCGCCGGAAGTCCCCGTCATCACCGCGTCCACCGGCAACCACGGGCTCGCCGTTGCCTACGGCCTGGCAACGCTCGGTCGGCAGGGTACGATCGTCCTCCCCGAAACCGTCAGCCCCCAGAAACGCGCCGCCCTCGATGCGATGGGCGCAAGGATCGCGTTGTACGGGACGGATAGTGTAGAGACCGAGCGGTTTGCCCGGGAAGAAAGCCGGCGCACGGGCGCGGCCTATGTATCTCCCTACAACGACGCGGCCGTCGTGTGTGGGCAGGGGACGATCGGGATCGAGCTGCTGGGCCGGCTCGGGCGGGTGGACTATGTCTTTGTCCCGGTGGGCGGGGGTGGGTTGATCGGCGGCGTCGCAGCCTACCTCAAGGCGGTGCGGCCCGAGACGCGCGTCATCGGC
Encoded here:
- a CDS encoding pyridoxal-phosphate dependent enzyme, with translation MEITREAIEAAAGRIRPYIWETLIEPSPALGRATGLDVFLKMECLQITRSFKVRGALNALIQLPPEVPVITASTGNHGLAVAYGLATLGRQGTIVLPETVSPQKRAALDAMGARIALYGTDSVETERFAREESRRTGAAYVSPYNDAAVVCGQGTIGIELLGRLGRVDYVFVPVGGGGLIGGVAAYLKAVRPETRVIGCLPAYSPVMMASVEAGRILDLPTQPTLSDGTAGGIEAEAITFGLCQRFVDDWVAVDELAIASAMKGLFEEHRVVVEGAAGVGVAGMLAYAEARRVPAGGRAAVILCGGNIGASSFLEIVRRTM
- a CDS encoding glyoxylate/hydroxypyruvate reductase A; amino-acid sequence: MALVFVCPNRDLSPWRRALQALAPDIDMRVWPDDAPADDVALAVAWKQPAGALHRYPKLKTVLSLGAGVDHFIGDPDLPRGPVYGRIVDPQLVAGMSVYVAGAVVSVHRGFDGYARRQAARYWDPEPAPPAGDWTVGILGLGAMGMDAARVLRSLGYTVLGWSTTPRVDAGFETFAGDAALDAMLPRCQVLVCLLPLTSRTRGILDRQLFNLLPRGACLVNAARGGHLVDADLLDALAEGRLGSAWLDVFTHEPLPADHPFWKHPHIRVTPHIASITNPATAAHQVVEDYRRAVAGQPPTFPVDLGREY
- a CDS encoding tocopherol cyclase family protein, producing MPPAPWLDPDRYHGLRATRSFFEGWYYKLVDPAGRRTLAVIPGVFMSRRGDNRFAFVMTVDGASGQVAMERYPMEAFSASPRAFSIQIGPNRFSAQGLTLDLAGATPWRGELVFTDLSPWPVTLRAPGVMGWYAYVPFMECFHGVVSMDHRIEGTLDLGRETIDFTGGRGYTEKDWGRNFPASWVWMQGNHFPETGTSVSASIAIIPFLGTTFGGSIIGLRHEGRLYRFTTYTGARVRALDIEPGRVRVVAEDRRHRLEIEALTGPSARLFAPGAEDMIPRVDECLDAPLSVTLSERGGRVVFAGLSPAGAAEVQGDLPRLQAMLGLGPLA